Proteins encoded within one genomic window of Spirochaetota bacterium:
- a CDS encoding acetoin utilization protein AcuC, producing MKHVLMYSDEISRVEYDPHHPFKPGRGKYLMDLLNRYSLLGEADQEVVTPQPLDEELLSLFHTRYYIDVLRRADAGQFSVEMLEAGLGTGDNPVFPGMMRYSLVTAGGTYQAAMKLLAGEASFAFNPIGGFHHGGKDHAGGFCYVNDIAIAAQALVRQGKRIAYVDIDVHHGNGVESAFYRSNKVLTISMHESGATLFPWSGFENETGEGEGRGFNVNVPLLKGTDDEVYVYAFEEIVPPLVAAFKPDFLFAQVGGDTHRDDPLAHLCLTSNGYRRVIRDIKAMSPRILATGGGGYNAYKTAALWTLAWAEFCGLTPHDHFAGVVGGMMYGPESHAGNLYDDPFVATGSAKDECFAHARHIVSYLKENVFPIHGI from the coding sequence ATGAAACACGTGCTCATGTATTCAGACGAGATTTCAAGGGTCGAGTACGATCCCCACCACCCCTTCAAGCCCGGCCGCGGGAAATACCTGATGGACCTTCTCAACCGCTACTCACTCCTGGGCGAGGCCGACCAGGAGGTCGTCACGCCGCAGCCGCTTGACGAGGAGCTCCTGTCACTTTTCCATACGCGTTATTACATCGACGTCCTGAGGCGGGCCGATGCGGGGCAATTCAGCGTCGAGATGCTGGAAGCGGGACTGGGCACAGGGGACAACCCCGTGTTCCCCGGCATGATGCGCTACTCCCTCGTCACCGCGGGCGGCACCTACCAGGCGGCCATGAAGCTTCTCGCGGGGGAGGCCTCGTTCGCCTTCAATCCCATCGGGGGCTTCCACCACGGCGGCAAGGACCACGCGGGCGGATTCTGTTACGTAAACGACATCGCCATCGCGGCGCAGGCGCTCGTCCGGCAGGGGAAGCGCATCGCCTACGTCGATATCGACGTCCACCACGGGAACGGCGTCGAGAGCGCCTTCTACCGCTCGAATAAAGTGCTCACGATTTCCATGCACGAGTCGGGTGCCACGCTCTTCCCCTGGAGCGGGTTCGAAAACGAGACGGGCGAGGGCGAGGGCCGCGGCTTCAACGTGAACGTTCCCCTCCTCAAGGGCACCGACGACGAGGTGTACGTGTATGCGTTCGAGGAGATAGTCCCCCCGCTCGTGGCGGCCTTCAAGCCGGATTTCCTGTTCGCGCAGGTAGGAGGAGACACGCACCGCGACGACCCGCTGGCCCACCTGTGCCTCACCTCGAACGGCTACCGGAGGGTGATCCGCGACATCAAGGCCATGAGCCCCCGGATACTCGCGACCGGCGGGGGCGGCTACAACGCCTACAAGACCGCGGCGCTGTGGACCCTCGCGTGGGCGGAATTCTGCGGTCTCACGCCGCACGATCACTTCGCGGGCGTGGTCGGCGGGATGATGTACGGTCCCGAGTCACACGCGGGAAACCTGTACGACGATCCCTTCGTCGCAACCGGATCCGCAAAGGATGAGTGCTTCGCGCACGCGCGGCATATCGTGTCATACTTAAAGGAGAACGTGTTCCCGATCCACGGTATCTGA